The following are encoded together in the Pseudodesulfovibrio indicus genome:
- a CDS encoding sigma-54-dependent Fis family transcriptional regulator has protein sequence MTADQIFHFRNMEIQSLLLAMGEQRSTESLFSLVVDRLSAFEEVSLVRIWLIKEGDICSSCLMADECPSRELCLHLVASAGHSSCNEALEWSRLDGKFKRFPMGVRKVGHIAATGQPVVVESIPEDSKWIAHPEWAKEEGINGFAGQPMRFHGEILGVLAVFTTTRINKPALDILHILANHAATALVNARAFEQIEDLKRQLEAENSLLREELSETSFYGGFIGRSLALQRIVQQIDLVAPTDANVLIQGESGTGKELVARELHQRSKRNNKPLIKVNCASVPKELFASEFFGHVKGAFTGAHVNREGKFGAANQGTLFLDEVGEIPLELQAQLLRVLQEGEYERIGEEKVRKVDVRVIAATNRDLQKEVEAGRFREDLYFRLNVFPITVPPLRARREDIAPLAEYFLKRSLKAMNRPALRFNPEQLAQLVEYNWQGNVRELQNIVERFAISSIAGAARVELFSGIGEESRSCSKPRVSDAGDAVLTEEEMIRLQENNIAKALARCKGKIYGPDGAAALLGLKPTTLSTRIRKMNIQRVAK, from the coding sequence TCATCAAGGAGGGCGATATCTGCTCTTCCTGTCTCATGGCCGACGAGTGCCCCAGCAGGGAGCTTTGTCTGCATCTGGTCGCCAGCGCGGGACATTCGTCCTGCAATGAGGCGCTCGAATGGAGTCGTTTGGACGGCAAGTTCAAACGGTTCCCCATGGGCGTGAGAAAAGTCGGGCATATTGCAGCCACGGGACAACCTGTGGTCGTCGAGTCAATTCCCGAAGACTCCAAATGGATAGCCCACCCGGAATGGGCCAAGGAAGAAGGGATCAACGGCTTCGCTGGGCAACCCATGCGGTTTCACGGCGAGATTCTCGGCGTGCTGGCCGTCTTCACGACGACGAGGATCAACAAACCGGCCTTGGACATTTTGCACATCCTCGCCAACCACGCGGCCACCGCCCTTGTGAACGCCCGGGCTTTCGAACAAATTGAAGACCTGAAGAGACAGCTTGAGGCGGAAAACAGTCTCCTGCGCGAAGAACTGAGCGAGACCAGTTTCTATGGGGGATTCATCGGTCGCAGCCTTGCCCTGCAGCGGATCGTCCAGCAGATCGACCTGGTCGCTCCCACCGACGCCAACGTGCTCATCCAGGGCGAATCGGGCACCGGCAAGGAACTGGTCGCCCGGGAGCTGCATCAGCGCAGCAAGCGGAACAACAAGCCGCTGATCAAGGTCAATTGCGCCTCGGTTCCCAAGGAACTCTTCGCCAGCGAATTCTTCGGGCACGTCAAGGGGGCGTTCACCGGGGCGCACGTCAACCGGGAAGGCAAGTTCGGCGCCGCCAATCAGGGGACCCTTTTTCTGGACGAAGTGGGCGAAATCCCGCTTGAGCTCCAGGCCCAACTCCTCCGCGTTCTTCAGGAAGGGGAATACGAACGGATTGGAGAGGAAAAGGTCCGTAAGGTGGACGTACGCGTCATCGCGGCCACCAACCGGGACCTGCAAAAGGAAGTCGAGGCCGGACGATTCCGCGAGGACCTCTATTTCCGGCTCAACGTCTTCCCCATCACGGTCCCGCCCCTGCGCGCCCGGAGAGAGGACATCGCCCCGCTGGCCGAGTATTTTCTCAAGCGTTCCCTGAAGGCCATGAATCGCCCGGCTCTCAGATTCAACCCGGAACAGCTCGCCCAACTTGTCGAGTACAATTGGCAGGGGAATGTCCGCGAACTGCAAAATATTGTCGAACGGTTCGCCATTTCGTCCATTGCAGGGGCAGCCCGGGTCGAGTTGTTCAGTGGAATCGGGGAAGAGTCCAGGTCCTGTTCCAAACCGAGGGTTTCCGATGCGGGCGATGCGGTGCTGACCGAGGAGGAAATGATCCGGTTGCAGGAGAACAACATCGCCAAGGCGTTGGCGCGGTGCAAAGGGAAGATCTACGGCCCCGACGGCGCCGCCGCCCTGCTGGGGCTGAAGCCGACCACCTTGTCGACGCGGATACGAAAGATGAATATCCAGCGGGTCGCCAAGTAG
- a CDS encoding PP2C family protein-serine/threonine phosphatase, with translation MILLMSISLIPLLVVGVSVRRDLIAMSETLATRSGNILVHKASTGLQRIVVDHARVLLGERQLLESTALLLASRIEGVLSGHAHMPDEETFTLGETAQREAAGDYFILHMGNPSPLVVDFSRADSEGPGVGTTAEHLIPLLGKVKFDYPGLILWLRVTLDDGTVLTYPQAKSGRMRGRGGMNAPQAMDGEGGPLQSKLAWTTPKVDPATRRMAFEVSAPIRDAQGALQGNLTLVIPVDSVLRKNRHVSIFSSSADALLVRPEPGAEGSPARVRIVAEEQSDRSGPAHWMVPESESWIEPTDPEQFGLMADSLLAGKPGVVGMEHLGGQALWAFSPMDENGTSLLIIVPKSDIVRDAQAARAFVEEQVDEHNSKMGFVALAVAVSVLLLSLFLSRMFTRNISELADSVRSVAKGNFAVRATIRSTDEVGQLGMAFNSMIPELKERVKLKNSLEVAQEVQQSLLPAKPPAFDWADVAATSSYCDETGGDYYGFIRRSSGESEGLIVAVGDVSGHGMQAALLMASVRAYLRGQLSGDAGLDEAVRRVNELITDDVEGTGRFMTLFLLELVDGGARWVRAGHDPALLFDPEAGTFEELLGDGLPLGVTHDVDFEVGSKPALKSGQYIIIGTDGIWEMHSPSGEMFGKERLKDLVRANAGQPARAIITALETALVAFRGQAGQMDDMTIAVVRRR, from the coding sequence ATGATCCTGCTGATGTCGATCTCCCTGATCCCCCTGCTGGTGGTCGGGGTCAGCGTCCGCAGGGACCTGATCGCCATGAGCGAGACCCTGGCCACCCGGAGCGGCAACATCCTGGTGCACAAGGCGAGCACCGGGCTGCAGCGCATCGTCGTGGACCACGCCCGGGTCCTGCTGGGTGAGCGGCAGCTGCTCGAATCCACGGCCCTGCTGCTGGCCTCACGCATCGAGGGCGTGCTCTCCGGCCACGCGCATATGCCGGACGAGGAGACCTTCACCCTGGGCGAAACGGCCCAGCGCGAGGCGGCCGGAGACTATTTTATCCTGCACATGGGCAACCCGAGCCCCCTGGTCGTGGACTTCTCCCGGGCTGACAGCGAGGGGCCGGGCGTCGGGACCACGGCCGAGCACCTGATCCCGCTGCTCGGTAAGGTCAAGTTCGACTACCCCGGGCTCATCCTCTGGCTCCGCGTGACCCTTGATGACGGCACGGTGCTGACCTACCCGCAGGCCAAGTCCGGGAGAATGCGGGGCAGGGGCGGCATGAACGCCCCGCAGGCCATGGACGGCGAAGGCGGGCCGCTGCAATCGAAGCTGGCCTGGACCACGCCCAAGGTGGACCCGGCCACCCGGCGTATGGCCTTCGAGGTCTCGGCCCCGATCCGCGATGCCCAGGGAGCGCTTCAGGGCAACCTGACCCTGGTCATCCCGGTGGACTCCGTGCTGCGCAAGAACCGGCACGTGAGCATCTTTTCCTCCTCGGCCGACGCCCTTCTGGTCCGGCCGGAACCGGGGGCGGAGGGCAGCCCCGCCCGGGTCAGAATCGTGGCCGAGGAGCAGAGCGACCGCAGCGGTCCTGCCCACTGGATGGTCCCGGAGAGCGAATCCTGGATCGAACCCACGGACCCGGAGCAGTTCGGCCTCATGGCCGACAGCCTGCTCGCGGGCAAGCCGGGCGTGGTCGGCATGGAGCACCTCGGCGGACAGGCGCTGTGGGCGTTTTCACCCATGGACGAGAACGGCACCTCGCTGTTGATCATCGTCCCCAAATCCGACATCGTTCGCGACGCACAGGCCGCCCGCGCCTTCGTGGAGGAACAGGTGGACGAGCACAACAGCAAGATGGGGTTCGTGGCCCTGGCCGTGGCCGTCTCCGTCCTGCTGCTCTCGCTGTTCCTCTCCCGGATGTTCACGCGGAACATCAGTGAACTGGCGGACTCGGTCCGGAGCGTGGCCAAGGGCAACTTCGCGGTCCGGGCGACCATCCGCTCCACGGACGAGGTCGGTCAGCTCGGCATGGCCTTCAACAGCATGATCCCCGAGCTGAAGGAACGGGTGAAGCTGAAGAATTCCCTGGAGGTCGCCCAGGAGGTGCAGCAGAGTCTGCTTCCAGCAAAGCCGCCCGCTTTCGACTGGGCGGACGTGGCCGCCACAAGTTCCTATTGCGATGAAACCGGAGGCGACTATTACGGATTCATCCGCCGTTCTTCGGGGGAAAGCGAAGGGTTGATCGTGGCCGTGGGTGACGTCAGCGGTCACGGCATGCAGGCTGCGCTGCTCATGGCTTCGGTTCGCGCTTACTTGCGCGGCCAGCTCTCCGGCGACGCCGGGCTGGACGAGGCCGTGCGCCGGGTCAACGAGCTGATCACCGATGACGTGGAAGGGACCGGCCGATTCATGACCCTGTTCCTGCTGGAGCTGGTCGATGGCGGCGCCCGGTGGGTCCGCGCAGGCCACGACCCTGCCCTGCTCTTCGACCCCGAAGCCGGCACCTTCGAGGAGCTGCTCGGCGACGGGCTACCCCTGGGCGTGACCCATGACGTCGATTTCGAAGTCGGATCCAAGCCGGCGCTTAAGTCCGGGCAATACATCATCATCGGAACCGACGGCATCTGGGAGATGCACTCCCCGTCCGGCGAGATGTTCGGCAAGGAGCGGCTCAAGGACCTGGTCCGGGCCAATGCGGGCCAACCCGCCCGGGCGATCATCACTGCCCTGGAAACGGCCCTAGTCGCATTCCGCGGCCAAGCCGGGCAAATGGACGACATGACCATCGCCGTGGTCCGGAGACGCTGA
- a CDS encoding TolC family protein: MNRIFQTISLTAVMLIAMTGASGAASETETVAPETTVRDEAVPGSYLGDRAELADLKGYLGLAAENNNDLRAAFQQWQAAIKRAVRADTLPDPRLNFGYYTTPLETRGGPARYKYGLSQSLPFFGKLGAKERMALREADGFKAKFDALKLTTFLEVKKLYYEYAYLARAIEITGENIELMQYLEKIATARYTSGSAKHSDIIRPQVELGKLEDRLNSLKDLKRPLAARLNSLLDNPPDADIPFPASVPAMSITDSDDALVAMLDESNPQLAYWETVLAREEAGRDLAERDYYPDFTFGLDVTEVDKARNPGVMGDGDNPVMATMSFNVPLWFGAREAAVEESQAKIISAKRSHMGLQRKLRADLELALYKYRDAGRKIDLYRDTLVPKAEQSLGVVMEGFMTGTGTSLDLIDSEQTLLELKLAYYRALADQAQRLAEIETLVGVELPCEFHGSLLSKDQ; the protein is encoded by the coding sequence ATGAACAGAATCTTCCAGACCATTTCCCTCACCGCAGTCATGCTCATCGCCATGACGGGCGCATCGGGAGCCGCGTCCGAGACCGAGACCGTGGCCCCGGAAACCACCGTCCGGGACGAGGCCGTACCCGGGAGCTACCTCGGCGACCGGGCCGAGCTGGCCGATCTCAAGGGGTACCTCGGTCTGGCCGCCGAGAACAACAACGACCTGCGGGCCGCCTTCCAGCAGTGGCAGGCCGCCATCAAGCGCGCCGTGCGGGCCGACACGCTGCCCGACCCTCGGCTGAACTTCGGCTACTACACCACCCCGCTGGAGACGCGCGGCGGCCCGGCCCGCTACAAGTACGGCCTCTCCCAGTCCCTGCCGTTCTTCGGCAAGCTCGGGGCCAAGGAGCGCATGGCCCTGCGCGAGGCGGACGGCTTCAAGGCCAAGTTCGACGCCCTCAAGCTGACCACCTTCCTCGAGGTCAAGAAGCTCTACTACGAATACGCCTATCTGGCCCGCGCCATCGAGATCACCGGGGAAAACATCGAGCTGATGCAGTACCTGGAAAAGATCGCCACGGCCCGCTACACCTCGGGCTCGGCCAAGCACTCCGACATCATCCGGCCCCAGGTCGAATTGGGCAAGCTTGAGGACCGGCTCAATTCCCTCAAGGACCTGAAGCGCCCTCTGGCGGCCCGCCTCAATTCCCTCCTCGACAATCCGCCCGACGCCGACATCCCCTTCCCGGCATCCGTGCCGGCCATGTCCATCACCGACAGCGACGACGCGCTCGTCGCCATGCTCGACGAATCCAACCCGCAGCTGGCCTATTGGGAGACCGTCCTGGCCAGGGAGGAGGCGGGCAGGGACCTGGCCGAGCGCGACTACTACCCTGATTTCACCTTCGGCCTCGACGTGACCGAGGTCGACAAGGCCCGCAACCCCGGCGTCATGGGCGACGGAGACAACCCGGTCATGGCCACCATGTCCTTCAACGTGCCTCTGTGGTTCGGCGCCCGCGAGGCGGCCGTGGAGGAGAGCCAGGCCAAGATTATCTCGGCCAAGCGGAGTCATATGGGGCTTCAGCGCAAGCTCAGGGCCGACCTGGAGCTGGCCCTGTACAAGTATCGCGACGCGGGAAGGAAGATAGACCTCTACCGCGACACCCTGGTGCCCAAGGCGGAGCAGTCCCTGGGCGTGGTCATGGAGGGGTTCATGACCGGCACCGGGACCTCGCTGGATCTTATCGATTCCGAACAGACCCTGCTGGAACTCAAGCTCGCCTACTACCGCGCCCTGGCCGATCAGGCGCAGCGGCTGGCCGAGATAGAGACCCTGGTCGGGGTCGAGCTGCCGTGCGAATTCCACGGCTCGCTCCTGAGCAAGGATCAGTAG
- a CDS encoding efflux RND transporter periplasmic adaptor subunit, whose protein sequence is MIRFRNPRMVTAILLLSLAAFAAGYLVKGASVPDMPAQVGQIEGDHDLEEHFDDKGNVIWTCSMHPQIQLPEPGKCPICFMELIPLKREAEGTRASVREITLTDSAQKLAGIATEAVRRLDVAVETRMVGKVDYDETRVRSITAWTGGRVDTMYVDYTGSRVKQGQPMVSIYSPELLTAQAELIQAIKAMEDLKGSNLNLVKESAKRTEEASREKLRLLGLTQRQIDKVASEGKAADHITLYAPQGGVVIRKDVNEGQYVKTGTSIYSVADLSTLWVVLEAYESDLPWIALGQQVEFQTEAYPGKMFKGKVVYIDPLVSEQTRTVRVRLEVGNKDGSLKPGMLVRATQQKEGGKKTAGESPLVIPASAPLITGKRAVVYVANPDKPGAFEGREIVLGPRAGNYYIVKSGLKEGDLVVTKGNFKIDSAVQIVARPSMMNPTSASTPVSEELPSLFVSKLALLDQSFESLSAAVGTGELDKTHLAFGQFNKDLRLIDGSSLEGVPALRWNEHSMLLGNDAILGAEAADGQRLNEIFTEMQGHYAALRKDFNLGDAQSLTAPEPFRQQLGLVYASYEPLAAALAVDDAEAARKAAARMSESLRLVDESGLSGPAHNVWRDALARMNDGLAAIRDAGDIVGIRTGFDPLSAGLSEAVLKLGVETDGPLFEIFCPMAFDYEGAVWLQRSEEVHNPYFGAAMSTCGEINKQLKR, encoded by the coding sequence ATGATCAGATTCAGGAACCCCCGGATGGTCACCGCCATCCTCCTCCTCTCCCTGGCCGCGTTTGCCGCCGGCTACCTGGTCAAGGGCGCGAGCGTCCCGGACATGCCGGCCCAGGTCGGCCAGATCGAAGGCGACCACGACCTTGAGGAACATTTCGACGACAAGGGCAACGTCATCTGGACCTGCTCCATGCATCCGCAGATCCAGTTGCCCGAACCGGGCAAGTGCCCCATCTGCTTTATGGAACTTATCCCCCTCAAGCGCGAGGCCGAGGGCACCCGGGCCAGCGTCAGGGAGATCACCCTGACCGACTCCGCGCAAAAGCTGGCCGGGATCGCCACCGAGGCGGTCCGCCGGCTGGATGTCGCGGTCGAGACGCGCATGGTCGGCAAGGTCGACTACGACGAGACCAGGGTGCGCAGCATCACCGCCTGGACCGGCGGTCGCGTGGATACCATGTACGTGGATTACACCGGCAGCCGGGTCAAGCAGGGCCAGCCCATGGTCTCCATCTACAGCCCGGAGCTGCTCACCGCCCAGGCCGAGCTGATCCAGGCGATCAAGGCCATGGAGGACCTCAAGGGAAGCAATCTCAATCTGGTCAAGGAGAGCGCCAAGCGCACCGAGGAGGCGTCCCGCGAGAAACTGCGGCTGCTCGGGCTGACCCAGAGACAAATCGACAAGGTGGCGAGCGAGGGCAAGGCGGCGGACCACATCACCCTCTACGCCCCGCAGGGCGGCGTGGTCATCAGGAAGGACGTCAACGAGGGCCAGTACGTCAAGACCGGCACCTCCATCTATTCCGTGGCCGATCTCTCGACCCTGTGGGTCGTGTTGGAGGCGTACGAGTCCGACCTCCCGTGGATCGCGCTCGGCCAGCAGGTCGAGTTCCAGACCGAGGCCTATCCGGGCAAGATGTTCAAGGGCAAGGTCGTGTACATCGACCCGCTGGTCAGCGAGCAGACCCGGACCGTCCGGGTCCGGCTGGAGGTCGGCAACAAGGACGGCAGCCTGAAGCCCGGCATGCTCGTGCGCGCCACCCAGCAGAAGGAGGGCGGCAAGAAGACCGCAGGGGAGTCGCCCCTGGTCATCCCGGCCTCGGCCCCGCTGATCACCGGCAAGCGCGCCGTGGTCTACGTGGCCAACCCGGACAAGCCCGGGGCCTTCGAGGGCCGCGAGATAGTGCTCGGCCCCCGCGCCGGCAACTACTATATCGTCAAGAGCGGCCTCAAGGAAGGTGACCTGGTCGTGACCAAGGGCAACTTCAAGATCGACAGCGCGGTCCAGATCGTGGCCCGGCCGTCCATGATGAACCCGACGAGCGCCAGCACGCCGGTGAGCGAGGAGCTTCCGAGCCTGTTCGTCTCCAAGCTCGCGCTGCTCGACCAGTCCTTCGAGTCGCTGAGCGCGGCGGTCGGGACCGGGGAGCTCGACAAGACGCACCTCGCCTTCGGCCAGTTCAACAAGGACCTGCGCCTGATCGACGGCTCCTCCCTGGAGGGCGTTCCGGCCCTGCGCTGGAACGAGCATTCCATGCTGCTCGGCAACGACGCGATCCTCGGGGCCGAGGCCGCCGACGGGCAGCGGCTGAACGAGATATTCACGGAGATGCAGGGCCACTATGCTGCCCTGCGCAAGGACTTCAACCTGGGCGACGCGCAGTCGCTGACCGCCCCGGAACCGTTCCGGCAGCAGCTCGGCCTGGTCTACGCCAGCTATGAGCCGCTGGCCGCCGCCCTGGCCGTGGACGACGCCGAGGCGGCCCGCAAGGCCGCAGCCCGGATGTCCGAGTCCCTGCGCCTGGTCGATGAATCCGGCCTCAGCGGCCCGGCCCACAACGTCTGGCGCGATGCCCTGGCCCGGATGAACGACGGGCTGGCGGCCATCCGCGACGCCGGAGACATCGTCGGCATCCGCACCGGGTTCGACCCGCTCTCCGCCGGGTTGTCCGAGGCCGTGCTCAAGCTCGGCGTCGAGACCGACGGCCCGCTGTTCGAGATATTCTGCCCCATGGCCTTCGACTACGAGGGCGCGGTCTGGCTGCAGCGCAGCGAGGAGGTGCACAACCCGTACTTCGGCGCGGCCATGTCCACCTGCGGTGAAATCAACAAGCAGCTCAAGCGCTAG
- a CDS encoding efflux RND transporter permease subunit, translating into MEKQPRLEAKNLTDKIIRFCLEQKLVVFLMVFLILGWGLVVAPFDWKIEGLPRDPVPVDAIPDIGENQQIVFTQWMGRSPQDMEDQVTYPLTVALLGIPGVKTVRSYSMFGFSTIYVIFNEDVEFYWSRSRLLEKLNSLPPGTLPQEVQPTLGPDATALGQVFWYTLEGRDEDGNPVGGWDLDELRSIQDWYVRYALLGADGVSETASVGGFVKEYQIDVDPDAMRAAGVALEDVFAAVKQSNLDVGARTIEINSVEYLIRGIGFVKNLGDIEEAVIKVSNNVPIRVKDVAKVSLGPALRRGVLDKGGAEAVGGVVVVRYGENPLQVIKNVKAKIADISPGLPSKVLPDGTVSKVTIVPFYDRSGLINETLGTLDTALTEEILITIIVVLIAVMHLRSSLLISSLLPLAVMMVFIGMKTFKVDANIVALSGIAIAIGTMVDMGIIICENIINKFENASLDESRLKVIYEGASEVGSAIMTAVATTIVSFLPVFAMEGPEGKLFKPLAYTKSFALIASIIVALTVLPAIAHLIYRRKDPNAKKRLPNHLVDILYIGVGLAICILVKWWVGLFLIVLGLHRIFGHHLPPRCEIIFSKLENWGVIALVTIFLASHWLPLGPEKGDMRNVLFVSMLIGGLMLFFQLFQRWYPNMLHWVLDHKLAFLSLPSAIILLGGTIWFGAGAMTSWLPDSVRASGPVGGLMNVFPGLGKEFMPPLDEGSFLYMPTTMPHASIGEVQDVLSKQDMSIRTIPEVDEAAGKLGRAETPLDPAPVSMIETVINYKPEYIIDESGERLRFRFDEDQKDYFRSVDGTPLPAGDGLPYIVRGYYARDEAGKLIPDPEGKPFRQWRTPLDPDLNPGSAPRSAARRWTRT; encoded by the coding sequence ATGGAAAAGCAACCCCGTTTGGAAGCCAAGAACCTGACCGACAAGATCATCCGGTTCTGCCTGGAGCAGAAGCTGGTCGTCTTCCTCATGGTCTTCCTGATCCTGGGCTGGGGTTTGGTCGTGGCCCCGTTCGACTGGAAGATCGAAGGGCTGCCCCGCGACCCGGTCCCGGTGGACGCCATCCCGGACATCGGCGAGAACCAGCAGATCGTCTTCACCCAGTGGATGGGCCGCTCGCCCCAGGACATGGAGGACCAGGTCACCTACCCGCTGACCGTGGCCCTGCTCGGCATACCCGGTGTCAAGACAGTGCGCAGCTACTCCATGTTCGGCTTCTCGACCATCTACGTCATCTTCAACGAGGACGTGGAGTTCTACTGGTCGCGCTCGCGGCTCCTGGAGAAGCTGAACAGCCTGCCGCCCGGCACCCTGCCCCAGGAGGTCCAGCCCACGCTGGGTCCGGACGCTACAGCGCTCGGCCAGGTCTTCTGGTACACCCTGGAGGGCCGCGACGAGGACGGCAACCCTGTCGGCGGCTGGGACCTCGACGAGCTGCGCTCCATCCAGGACTGGTACGTGCGCTACGCCCTGCTCGGTGCGGACGGCGTCAGCGAGACCGCGTCCGTGGGCGGCTTCGTCAAAGAATACCAGATCGACGTGGACCCGGACGCCATGCGCGCGGCCGGGGTCGCCCTGGAGGACGTCTTTGCGGCGGTGAAGCAGTCGAACCTCGACGTGGGCGCGCGGACCATCGAGATCAACAGCGTGGAATACCTCATCCGGGGTATCGGCTTCGTCAAGAATCTCGGCGACATCGAAGAGGCCGTGATCAAGGTCTCCAACAACGTGCCCATCCGGGTCAAGGACGTGGCTAAGGTCTCGCTCGGCCCGGCGCTTCGGCGCGGCGTGCTCGACAAGGGCGGGGCCGAGGCCGTGGGCGGGGTGGTCGTGGTCCGCTACGGCGAGAACCCGCTCCAGGTCATCAAGAACGTCAAGGCCAAGATCGCGGACATCTCTCCCGGCCTGCCGTCCAAGGTCCTGCCCGACGGCACGGTCTCCAAGGTGACCATCGTCCCGTTCTACGACCGCTCCGGGCTGATCAACGAGACCCTTGGCACCCTGGACACGGCCCTGACCGAGGAAATCCTGATCACCATCATCGTGGTCCTCATCGCGGTCATGCACCTGCGCAGCTCGCTGCTCATCTCCTCGCTGTTGCCGCTGGCCGTGATGATGGTCTTCATCGGCATGAAGACGTTCAAGGTGGACGCCAACATCGTGGCCCTGTCCGGCATCGCCATCGCCATCGGCACCATGGTCGACATGGGCATCATCATCTGTGAGAACATCATCAATAAATTCGAGAACGCCTCCCTGGACGAGAGCCGCCTCAAGGTCATCTACGAGGGGGCGTCCGAGGTGGGCAGCGCGATCATGACGGCGGTGGCCACGACCATCGTCAGCTTCCTGCCCGTCTTCGCCATGGAAGGGCCGGAGGGCAAGCTCTTCAAGCCGCTGGCCTACACCAAGAGCTTCGCGCTCATCGCCTCGATCATCGTGGCCCTGACCGTGCTCCCGGCCATCGCCCACCTGATTTACCGGCGCAAGGACCCCAACGCGAAGAAGCGGCTGCCCAACCATCTGGTCGACATCCTGTACATCGGTGTCGGTCTGGCCATCTGCATCCTGGTCAAGTGGTGGGTCGGCCTCTTCCTGATCGTCCTTGGGCTGCACCGCATCTTCGGCCATCACCTGCCGCCGAGGTGCGAGATCATCTTCTCCAAGTTGGAGAACTGGGGCGTCATCGCTCTGGTGACCATTTTCCTGGCCTCGCACTGGCTCCCGCTGGGGCCGGAGAAGGGCGACATGCGCAACGTGCTCTTCGTCTCCATGCTCATCGGCGGGCTGATGCTCTTCTTCCAGCTCTTCCAGCGCTGGTACCCGAACATGCTGCACTGGGTTCTCGACCACAAGCTGGCCTTCCTGAGCCTGCCCTCGGCGATCATTCTGCTCGGCGGGACCATCTGGTTCGGCGCCGGGGCCATGACCTCCTGGCTGCCCGACTCGGTCCGGGCCTCCGGGCCGGTGGGCGGGCTGATGAACGTCTTTCCCGGCCTGGGCAAGGAATTCATGCCGCCGCTGGACGAAGGCTCGTTCCTGTACATGCCCACGACCATGCCCCACGCCTCCATCGGCGAGGTCCAGGACGTCCTGTCCAAGCAGGACATGTCCATTCGGACCATCCCCGAGGTGGACGAAGCGGCGGGCAAGCTCGGCCGCGCGGAGACCCCGCTGGACCCGGCCCCGGTGTCCATGATCGAGACGGTCATCAACTACAAGCCGGAGTACATCATCGACGAGTCCGGCGAGCGGCTGCGCTTCCGCTTCGACGAGGACCAGAAGGACTACTTCCGCTCCGTGGACGGCACACCGCTGCCCGCGGGAGACGGTCTGCCCTACATCGTCCGGGGCTACTACGCCCGCGACGAAGCCGGGAAGCTCATCCCCGACCCCGAGGGCAAGCCCTTCCGGCAGTGGCGCACGCCGCTGGACCCGGACCTGAACCCCGGAAGCGCACCTCGCTCGGCGGCACGCCGCTGGACCCGGACCTGA
- a CDS encoding CatB-related O-acetyltransferase, whose product MSLPLFPRSGDKHTCNLSEAVTKPNIVVGEYTYYHDFDDPLRFQDRNVLYHYPVNNDRLVIGKFCSIAHGAKFLFNGGNHKQAACVNYPFAIFGELWEHELHIADSWDNRGDIVIGNDVWIGFEALVMAGVTIGDGARIGSRAIVTRDVPAYAVVAGAPAKLIRKRFPDEDIALLEQVRWWDWSEERIKRDLHLLMGDVSALRESVGE is encoded by the coding sequence ATGAGCCTCCCTCTGTTTCCGCGGTCCGGGGACAAGCACACGTGCAATCTGAGCGAAGCGGTCACCAAGCCGAACATCGTCGTGGGCGAATACACCTATTACCACGATTTCGACGATCCGCTGCGATTCCAGGACAGGAACGTCCTCTACCATTACCCCGTGAACAACGATAGACTGGTCATTGGGAAGTTCTGCTCCATCGCTCACGGGGCCAAGTTTCTGTTCAACGGCGGCAACCACAAGCAGGCCGCCTGCGTCAATTACCCGTTCGCCATTTTCGGCGAGCTGTGGGAGCACGAGCTGCACATTGCCGACAGTTGGGACAACCGGGGCGACATCGTCATCGGGAACGACGTCTGGATTGGGTTCGAGGCGCTGGTCATGGCCGGGGTCACGATCGGCGACGGGGCGCGGATCGGCTCCCGGGCCATCGTGACCCGCGACGTCCCCGCCTATGCCGTGGTGGCCGGGGCCCCGGCGAAGCTGATCAGGAAACGGTTCCCGGACGAGGACATCGCCCTGCTGGAACAAGTCCGCTGGTGGGACTGGTCCGAGGAACGCATCAAGCGCGACCTGCACCTGCTCATGGGCGACGTCTCGGCATTGAGGGAGTCCGTGGGAGAGTAG
- a CDS encoding YHS domain-containing protein, whose product MKRLAWTMAVVLLFAVLTPLGVLTVGQVDAAPGNQQLCPVMGFEINRELFTDYQGKRVYFCCPSCPPEFKKTPDTYMAAMEADGVVPEDAPAAQAEPKQRTS is encoded by the coding sequence ATGAAACGACTTGCATGGACCATGGCCGTGGTTCTTCTCTTCGCCGTCCTCACCCCGCTGGGGGTCTTGACGGTCGGACAGGTGGACGCCGCACCGGGTAATCAGCAGCTCTGCCCGGTCATGGGATTCGAGATCAACAGGGAACTCTTCACGGACTATCAGGGCAAACGGGTCTATTTCTGCTGTCCGTCCTGTCCGCCCGAGTTCAAGAAAACACCGGATACGTACATGGCCGCCATGGAGGCCGACGGCGTCGTCCCCGAAGACGCCCCCGCCGCCCAGGCCGAGCCGAAGCAGAGGACATCATGA